One Apodemus sylvaticus chromosome 23, mApoSyl1.1, whole genome shotgun sequence genomic window carries:
- the Mas1 gene encoding proto-oncogene Mas: MDQTNMTSLAEEKAMNTSSRNALGSSHPPIPIVHWVIMSISPLGFVENGILLWFLCFRMRRNPFTVYITHLSIADISFLFCIFILSIDYALDYELSSGHYYTIVTLSVTFLFGYNTGLYLLTAISVERCLSVLYPIWYRCHRPKHQSAFVCALLWALSCLVTTMEYVMCIDSGEESHSRSDCRAVIIFIAILSFLVFTPLMLVSSTILVVKIRKNTWASHSSKLYIVIMVTIIIFLIFAMPMRVLYLLYYEYWSAFGNLHNISLLFSTINSSANPFIYFFVGSSKKKRFRESLKVVLTRAFKDEMQPRRQAGNGNTVSIETVV, translated from the coding sequence ATGGACCAGACAAATATGACGTCCCTTGCTGAAGAGAAAGCCATGAATACCTCCAGCAGAAATGCCCTGGGGAGCTcacacccacccattcccatAGTGCATTGGGTCATCATGAGCATCTCCCCTCTGGGCTTTGTGGAGAACGGGATCCTCCTGTGGTTCCTCTGCTTCCGGATGAGGAGAAATCCCTTCACGGTCTACATCACCCACCTGTCCATTGCTGacatctcttttctcttttgtattttcattctgtCCATCGACTATGCCTTAGACTATGAACTCTCTTCTGGCCATTACTATACAATCGTGACGTTATCGGTGACTTTCCTATTTGGCTACAACACAGGCCTCTATCTGCTGACAGCCATCAGCGTGGAGAGGTGCCTATCGGTCCTCTACCCCATCTGGTACAGATGTCACCGCCCCAAGCACCAGTCGGCATTTGTCTGTGCCCTCCTGTGGGCACTTTCGTGCTTGGTGACCACCATGGAGTACGTCATGTGCATCGACAGTGGGGAAGAGAGTCACTCTCGGAGTGACTGCCGGGCGGTCATCATCTTCATAGCCATCCTCAGTTTCTTGGTCTTCACTCCACTCATGTTAGTGTCCAGCACCATCTTGGTGGTGAAGATACGCAAGAACACGTGGGCCTCCCATTCTTCAAAGCTGTACATAGTCATCATGGTCACCATTATCATATTCCTCATCTTCGCCATGCCCATGCGGGTCCTCTACCTGCTGTACTATGAGTACTGGTCAGCCTTTGGGAACCTGCATAACATCTCCTTGCTTTTCTCCACCATCAACAGCAGTGCCAACCCTTTCATCTACTTTTTTGTGGGCAGTAGTAAGAAGAAGCGCTTCAGGGAGTCCTTAAAAGTGGTCCTGACCAGGGCTTTCAAAGATGAGATGCAACCCAGACGCCAGGCGGGCAATGGAAACACTGTATCCATTGAGACCGTGGTCTGA